A genomic segment from Cyprinus carpio isolate SPL01 chromosome A22, ASM1834038v1, whole genome shotgun sequence encodes:
- the LOC109046988 gene encoding tetratricopeptide repeat protein 39C has protein sequence MAGPDSPQQQVEEKAEQIDDAELAFQGINMLLNNGFRESDELFRRYRTHSPLMSFGASFVSFLNAMMTFEEEKMQMASDDLRTTEKLCESDNAGVIETIRNKIKKSMDSQRSGVEIVDRLQRQIIVADCQVYLAVLSFVKQELSAYIKGGWILRKAWKMYNKCYSDISQLQEACCRRSSDQQGALASDQANHNTSAESGGRVTEEVLDRLKGSVSFGYGLFHLCISMVPPHLLKIVNLLGFPGDRHQGLESLAYASESKDMKAPLATLALLWYHTVVQPFFALDGSDSQAGLLEAKAILQKKAMVFPNSSLFIFFKGRVQRLECQINSALASFQDALEFASDQREIQHVCLYEIGWCSMIEMNFEDAFRSFERLKNESRWSQCYYAYLTGVCQGASGDLEGAKTVFQDVQKLFKRKNNQIEQFALKRADRLRKVSLTRELCVLGVVEVLYLWKALLNCSSSKLQLMNQVLQGLDEQSSLGLKHLLLGAIQKCLGNIKDAVQSFQLAAQDEYGRMNNSYVQPYSCYELGCVLLAKPETLSKGRSLLLQAKENYAGYDFENRLHVRIHSALASIKEVVPH, from the exons ATGGCAGGCCCAGACTCCCCGCAGCAGCAGGTTGAAGAGAAAGCCGAGCAGATAGATGACGCCGAGCTGGCGTTTCAGGGCATCAATATGCTGCTCAATAATGGCTTCAGAGAGAGCGACGAGCTCTTCAGGAGATACCG GACCCACAGTCCGCTGATGAGCTTCGGCGCCAGTTTTGTCAGCTTCTTG AACGCCATGATGACATTTGAGGAGGAAAAAATGCAGATGGCCAGTGATGATCTGAGAACTACTGAGAAGCTTTGCGAGAGCGACAACGCCGGCGTCATCGAGACCATCCGCAACAAAATCAAGAAGAGT ATGGACTCGCAGAGATCAGGAGTGGAGATTGTGGATCGTCTTCAGAGACAGATCATCGTGGCTGACTGTCAGGTTTATCTCGCCGTGCTGTCTTTCGTCAAACAGGAACTCTCAG CATACATCAAAGGAGGCTGGATCCTCCGCAAGGCCTGGAAAATGTACAACAAATGCTACAGCGACATCAGCCAACTGCAGGAAGCCTGCTGCCGGCGCTCCTCCGACCAGCAGGGGGCGCTGGCCTCTGATCAGGCCAATCACAACACCTCAGCCGAGAGCGGCGGCCGGGTAACAGAAGAGGTTCTGGACCGTCTGAAGGGTTCAGTCAGCTTCGGCTATGGGCTCTTTCACTTGTGTATTTCAATGGTGCCTCCACACCTGCTCAAGATCGTCAACCTGCTGGGCTTCCCGGGAGACCGTCACCAAGGTCTCGAGTCCTTAGCATATGCCAGCGAGAGCAAAGATATGAAGGCGCCACTCGCCAC TTTGGCTCTTTTGTGGTACCACACCGTGGTGCAGCCCTTCTTTGCTCTGGATGGCTCTGACTCGCAAGCCGGGCTCCTGGAAGCCAAAGCCATTCTGCAGAAGAAGGCGATGGTTTTCCCAAACTCCTCTCTCTTCATCTTCTTTAAGGGACGTGTGCAGAGATTAGAG tgtcaAATCAACAGTGCGCTGGCGTCATTTCAGGATGCTCTGGAATTTGCCTCAGACCAAAGAGAAATCCAACACGTGTGCCTCTATGAAATTG GCTGGTGCAGCATGATAGAGATGAACTTTGAAGACGCCTTCAGGTCGTTTGAGCGGCTGAAGAATGAATCCCGGTGGTCACAGTGTTACTATGCTTACCTCACTGGAG TATGTCAGGGGGCTTCTGGTGATCTAGAGGGAGCCAAAACTGTTTTCCAAGATGTCCAGAAGCTTTTTAAACGCAAGAACAATCAGATTGAGCAGTTTGCACTGAAAAGA GCAGATAGGCTGAGGAAAGTCTCCCTTACGCGAGAGCTGTGCGTTCTGGGTGTTGTGGAGGTGCTATACTTATGGAAAGCTCTTCTAAACTGCTCTTCCTCCAAACTCCAGCTTATGAATCAAG TGCTACAGGGGCTGGACGAGCAGTCGAGCCTGGGCCTAAAACACCTGCTGCTTGGTGCTATTCAGAAATGTCTTGGGAATATTAAAGACGCTGTTCAG TCGTTCCAGCTGGCAGCGCAGGATGAATACGGCCGTATGAATAACAGCTATGTGCAGCCCTATTCCTGCTATGAGCTGGGCTGTGTGTTACTGGCTAAACCAGAG ACCCTGAGTAAAGGAAGATCATTGCTGCTTCAGGCCAAG GAGAACTACGCCGGGTACGACTTCGAGAACAGGCTGCACGTCCGCATCCATTCTGCCCTCGCCTCCATAAAGGAAGTGGTCCCTCACTGA
- the LOC109046989 gene encoding procathepsin L-like isoform X2 encodes MHCAFLNNKKKVTTEKHILSHQGLTVHESDNLQRQFIWETNMRMIEKNNDDFRFGLSTFSMAMNKYGDLTKMEYKRLLGATINEPINRSEKTVSAQTLHDNANKLGLANVDYRAQGYVTEVKDQGYCGSCWAFSTTGAIEGQMFKKTGRLVSLSEQQLVDCSRSYGTYGCSGAWMANAYDYVVHKGLESSDTYPYTSVDTQPCYYDRGLVAARISDYRFIPAGDEQALADAVATIGPITVAIDADHISFLFYSSGIYKESNCNPNNLNHAVLVVGYGSEDGKDYWIIKNSWGTGWGEGGYMRMIRNGKNTCGIASYGLYPIV; translated from the exons ATGCACTGCgcttttctaaataataaaaaaaaagtaacaactgaaaaacacattCTGTCTCATCAGGGCCTTACAGTGCATGAG AGTGACAACCTTCAGAGACAATTCATCTGGGAGACCAACATGCGAATGATTGAGAAGAACAACGACGATTTCCGCTTCGGACTGTCTACATTTAGCATGGCAATGAACAAATATGGCGATCTT ACCAAGATGGAGTATAAACGCTTGCTGGGCGCCACAATTAATGAACCGATAAACAGGAGCGAAAAGACCGTATCCGCACAAACGCTCCATGACAATGCTAACAAACTGGGATTGGCCAATGTGGACTATCGAGCACAAGGATACGTGACTGAAGTCAAAGATCAG GGATACTGTGGGTCTTGCTGGGCCTTTAGCACTACAGGAGCCATTGAAGGACAAATGTTCAAGAAGACAGGACGGTTGGTGTCCCTCAGTGAGCAGCAGCTGGTGGACTGTTCCAGGTCTTACGGCACATATGGCTGCAGTGGTGCCTGGATGGCGAATGCCTATGATTATGTGGTCCATAAAGGGTTGGAGAGCTCTGACACTTACCCCTATACGTCAGTG gatactcAACCCTGTTACTATGACAGAGGTTTAGTTGCCGCCAGAATCAGTGACTACAGGTTCATCCCGGCTGGAGATGAACAGGCTCTGGCTGATGCCGTGGCAACCATCGGTCCTATCACTGTCGCCATAGATGCCGACCATATAAGTTTCCTCTTCTACAGTTCAG GAATCTACAAGGAATCTAACTGCAACCCTAACAACCTCAACCATGCTGTGCTTGTGGTTGGTTATGGCTCAGAGGATGGCAAAGATTACTGGATAATCAAAAACAG TTGGGGAACAGGATGGGGTGAAGGAGGCTACATGCGAATGATCCGCAATGGTAAAAACACTTGCGGGATCGCCAGCTATGGTCTTTATCCCATTGTGTGA
- the LOC109046989 gene encoding procathepsin L-like isoform X1 has protein sequence MFGTYQAHWAALLGRAAVFALLMWGPLQVAADSEEEAAAEWDMWKNLHQISYNDESDNLQRQFIWETNMRMIEKNNDDFRFGLSTFSMAMNKYGDLTKMEYKRLLGATINEPINRSEKTVSAQTLHDNANKLGLANVDYRAQGYVTEVKDQGYCGSCWAFSTTGAIEGQMFKKTGRLVSLSEQQLVDCSRSYGTYGCSGAWMANAYDYVVHKGLESSDTYPYTSVDTQPCYYDRGLVAARISDYRFIPAGDEQALADAVATIGPITVAIDADHISFLFYSSGIYKESNCNPNNLNHAVLVVGYGSEDGKDYWIIKNSWGTGWGEGGYMRMIRNGKNTCGIASYGLYPIV, from the exons ATGTTCG GGACGTATCAAGCACACTGGGCGGCGCTGTTGGGTAGAGCGGCAGTGTTTGCCCTCCTGATGTGGGGACCTCTGCAGGTGGCAGCAGATTCAGAAGAGGAGGCTGCTGCAGAGTGGGACATGTGGAAAAATCTCCATCAAATATCCTACAATGATGAG AGTGACAACCTTCAGAGACAATTCATCTGGGAGACCAACATGCGAATGATTGAGAAGAACAACGACGATTTCCGCTTCGGACTGTCTACATTTAGCATGGCAATGAACAAATATGGCGATCTT ACCAAGATGGAGTATAAACGCTTGCTGGGCGCCACAATTAATGAACCGATAAACAGGAGCGAAAAGACCGTATCCGCACAAACGCTCCATGACAATGCTAACAAACTGGGATTGGCCAATGTGGACTATCGAGCACAAGGATACGTGACTGAAGTCAAAGATCAG GGATACTGTGGGTCTTGCTGGGCCTTTAGCACTACAGGAGCCATTGAAGGACAAATGTTCAAGAAGACAGGACGGTTGGTGTCCCTCAGTGAGCAGCAGCTGGTGGACTGTTCCAGGTCTTACGGCACATATGGCTGCAGTGGTGCCTGGATGGCGAATGCCTATGATTATGTGGTCCATAAAGGGTTGGAGAGCTCTGACACTTACCCCTATACGTCAGTG gatactcAACCCTGTTACTATGACAGAGGTTTAGTTGCCGCCAGAATCAGTGACTACAGGTTCATCCCGGCTGGAGATGAACAGGCTCTGGCTGATGCCGTGGCAACCATCGGTCCTATCACTGTCGCCATAGATGCCGACCATATAAGTTTCCTCTTCTACAGTTCAG GAATCTACAAGGAATCTAACTGCAACCCTAACAACCTCAACCATGCTGTGCTTGTGGTTGGTTATGGCTCAGAGGATGGCAAAGATTACTGGATAATCAAAAACAG TTGGGGAACAGGATGGGGTGAAGGAGGCTACATGCGAATGATCCGCAATGGTAAAAACACTTGCGGGATCGCCAGCTATGGTCTTTATCCCATTGTGTGA